The window tctgtgtgtgtgtgcgtgtacacacaaactaggtgggtacaactaggtgagtacacacacacacagacacacacacacacacacacacacacacacacacacacacacacacacacacacacacacacacacccagacacacagacacacacacagacacacacacacacacccagacacacacacacacacacacacacacacacacacacacacacacacacacacagacacacacacacacacacacacacacacacacagacacacacacacacacacacacacacacactcagacacacacacacatacacacacacacacacacacacacacacagacacacacacacacacagacacagacacacacacacacacacagacacacacacacacacagacacacacacacacacacacacacacacacacagacacacacacacacacacacacacacacacacacacagacacacacacacacacacacacacacacacacacacacacacacacacacacacagaaggattaaaacagaagaggactgtttgaggcttcaagaagacctagacaagctgaaggaatggtcgaacaaatggttgttagagtttaacccaaccaaatgtaatgtaatgaagataggtgtagggagcaggaggccagatccaaggtatcatctgggagaggaaattcttcaggagtcagagaaggaaaaagacttgggggttgatatcacgccagacctgtctcctgcagcacatatcaagcggataacatcagcagcatatgccaggctggccaacatacgaacggcattcagaaacttgtgtaaagaatcattcagaactttgtataccacatatgtcaggccaatcctggagtatgcagccccagcatggagtccatatctagtcaaggataagactaaactggaaaaggttcaaaggtttgccaccagactagtacccgagctgagaggtatgagctacgaggagagactacgggaattaaacctcacttcgctggaagacagaagagttaggggggacatgatcaccacattcaagattctgaaggggattgatagggtagataaagacagtctatttaacacaaggggcacacgtactaggggacacaggtggaaactgagtgcccaaatgagccacagagatattagaaagaacttttttagtgtcagagtggttgacaaatggaatgcattaggaagtgatgtggtggaggctgactccatacacagtttcaagtgtagatatgacagagcccaataggctcaggaatctgtacacctgttgattgacggttgagaggcgggaccaaagagccagagctcaacccccgcaaacacaactaggtgagtacaactaggtgagtacacacagacacacatacacacacacacacacacacacacacacacacacacacacacacacacacacacacacacacagtctgtgtgtgtgtgcgtgtacacacaaactaggtgggtacaactaggtgagtacacacacacacacacacacacccagacacacagacacacacacagacacaccaaccttCGTGTTCGTCTCCGTCATGACAAAGGGGGAAACATCCGTCACAACTTCAAAGACGCAGACACAGGCGGGGAGACCTGAACGAGGTTAgtcggggggtggtggtgggggaggggccggggggagagaacagggagggggggagtggtgggggaatgggggggggcttGTGAGTAGAGGAGCGGAGAAAGGTGGCTGGAGAGAAGAGGAGAAAAGCGAAAAGGTACTGGAGAATGATTAGGAGCAGGGGAGAAGTGGGAAACCTCAGGAACACCAGCCAAAGCCCAGGAACACCAGCCAAAGCTCAGGAACACCAGCCAAAGCCCAGGAACACCAGCCAAAGCTCAGGAACACCAGCCAAAGCCCAGGAACACCAGCCAAAGCCCAGGAACACCAGCCAAAGCCCAGGAACACCAGCCAAAGCCCAGGAACACCAGCCAAAGCCCAGGAACACCAGTCAAAACCTCAGGAACACCAGCCAAAGCTCAGGAACACCAGCCAAAGCCCAGGAACACCAGCCAAAGCCCAGGAACACCAGCCAAAGCTCAGGAACACCAGCCAAAGCTCAGGAACACCAGCCAAAGCCCAGGAACACCATCCAAAGCCTAGGAACACCAGCCAAAGCTCAGGAACACCAGCCAAAGCTCAGGAACACCAGCCAAAGCCCAGGAACACCAGCCAAAGCTCAGGAACACCAGCCAAAGCCCAGGAACACCATCCAAAGCCCAGGAACACCAGCCAAAGCTCAGGAACACCAGCCAAAGCCCAGGAACACCATCCAAAGCCCAGGAACACCAGCCAAAGCTCAGGAACACCAGCCAAAGCCCAGGAACACCAGCCAAAGCCCAGGAACACCAGCCAAAGCCCAGGAACACCAGCCAAAGCTCAGGAACACCAGCCAAAGCTCAGGAACACCAGCCAAAGCTCAGGAACACCAGCCAAAGCTCAGGAACACCAGCCAAAGCTCAGGAACACCAGCCAAAGCCCAGGAACACCAGCCGAAGCTCAGGAACACCAGCCAAAGCTCAGGAACACCAGCCAAAGCCCAGGAACACCAGCCAAAGCCCAGGAACACCAAGAGATGGGCTCCAAACATAAACTCTGGTCCCAGACAGTTCCAAATGAGGCTGGGACTGTTGACTGGCTTTCTCTCACACCATTCTTGTCACGACCGCCCACCATCCTCCACGACCACTAGTTCTGACCAAGGCCGGCCACAAATTCTGACCAAGGCCGGCCACAAATTCTGACCAAGGCCGGCCACAAATTCTGACCAAGACCGGCCACAAATCCTGACCAATATTATCCAAGTCGGTAGACTCACCCGAACACCCCTCACAAGTTACGAGCAAATTGGAACCTCTAATATGCTCGCTCGCAAATTTTGACCAATGTCGTTGACGCTTACAATTTTGGCCATATATTGTCCGCGGCCCAGAATTCTGACCCATGCCAGCGACGCTATCAACTCTGAAGCAGAGCTGTTCACGCCCACATGTGCTATACCACTCACAATGGGAGTGAACACTGCTAtaccactcatcctgggagtgaacaCAGTGCTATACCACTCACCCTGGGAGTGAACACACTGCTATACCACTCACCCTGGGAGTGAACACACTGCTATACCACTCACCCTGGGAGTGAACACAGTGCTATACCACTCACCCTGGGAGTGAACACAGTGCTATACCACTCACCCTGGGAGTGAACACACTGCTATACCACTCACCCTGGGAGTGAACACACTGCTATACCACTCACCCTGGGAGTGAACACAGTGCTATACCACTCACCCTGGGAGTGAACACACTGCTATACCACTCACCCTGGGAGTGAACACACTGCTATACCACTCACCCTGGGAGTGAACACACTGCTATACCACTCACCCTGGGAGTGAACACAGTGctatcccaccaaacacacatcgaaactacgacgttggtacaacgttcgaacaagttttaacccttcctaaccagttataacaaccaatatagcaagttgtaacaacgttctaatacgtcataaacacgttaagccaagatgtaacaactttattacaagttgtaacaagcggaaaatagagacggtttcggtttgtgtttgcaGGGATACCACTCACCCTGGGAGTGAACACAGTGCTATACCACTCACCCTGGGAGTGAACACAGTGCTATACCACTCACCCTGGGAGTGAACACAGTGCTATACCACTCACCCTGGGAGTGAACACACTGCTATACCACTCACCCTGGGAGTGAACACACTGCTATACCACTCACCCTGGGAGTGAACACACTGCTATACCACTCACCCTGGGAGTGAACACACTGCTATACCACTCACCCTGGGAGTGAACACAGTGCTATACCACTCACCCTGGGAGTGAACACACTGCTATACCACTCACCCTGGGAGTGAACACAGGACTGTCCAGACGCAGCTGGGATTTGTCCAATTATTGCAATTGAAGGACACATTGTCAAGCAAGGGAGTTGTTGTGTCATCTCAAGGTCTGTTCCCCTCTTTTTATCGcatgtgtgtctgtgtttgtgtgtgtgtttgtgtgtatgtgggtgtgtgtgtgtgtgtgtgtatgtatgtgtatgagtgtactcacctactctCTATACTGAGTGGTATAGCAGTGTGTTCACTCCCAGGGTGAGTGGTATAGCAGTGTGTTCACTCCCAGGGTGAGTGGTATAGCAGTGTGTTCACTCCCAGGGAGAGTGGTATAGCACTGTGTTCACTCCCAGGGTGAGTGGTATAGCAGTGTTCACTCCCAGGGTGAGTGGTATAGCAGtgttcactcccaggatgagtggtaTAGCAGTGTTCACTCCCAGGGTGAGTGGTATAGCAGTGtgttcactcccaggatgagtggtaTAGCAGtgttcactcccaggatgagtggcatagcagtgtgttcactcccaggatgagtggcatAGCAGtgttcactcccaggatgagtggtaTAGCAGTGTGTTCACTCCCAGGGTGAGTGGTATAGCACTGtgttcactcccaggatgagtggtaTAGCAGtgttcactcccaggatgagtggtatagcagtgtgttcactcccaggatgagtggtaTAGCAGTGTttactcccaggatgagtggtaTAACAGtgttcactcccaggatgagtggtaTAACAGtgttcactcccaggatgagtggtaTAGCAGtgttcactcccaggatgagtggtaTAGCAGtgttcactcccaggatgagtggtaTAGCAGtgttcactcccaggatgagtggtaTAGCAGTGTTCACTCCCAGGGTGAGTGGGGTATAGCACTGTGTTCACTCCCAGGGTGAGTGGTATAGCAGtgttcactcccaggatgagtggtaTAGCAGtgttcactcccaggatgagtggtaTAGCAGTGTTCACTCCCTGGGTGAGTGGTACAGCACTGTTTTCACTCCCAGGGTGAGTGGTATAGCACTGTGTTCACTCCCAGGGTGAGTGGTATAGCAGTGTTCACTCCCAGGGTGAGTGGTATAGCACTGTGTTCACTCCCAGGGTGAGTGGTATAGCAGTGTTCACTCCCAGGGTGAATGGTATAGCAGTGTTCACTCCCAGGGTGAGTGGTATAGCAGTGTTCACTCCCAGGGTGAGTGTTATAGCAGTGTGTTCACTCCCAGGGTGagtggtatcttgaggttatcttgagatggttgagctttgtctctttggtcccgcctctcaactgtcaatcaactggtgtacaggttcctaagcctattagtctctatcatatctacattttaagttgtatatggagtcagcctccaccacatcactgcctaatgcattccatctgttaactaatctgacactgaaaaaagttctttcttacgtCACTGTGGATAATTTGGGTTCTCAGCttcaccagtgtccccttgttcgcataccacccgtgttaaacagtttatttttatctaccctgtcgattcctcttagaattttgtaggtagtgatcatgtctctccgagctctcctgtcttccagcgacgtgaggtgcagttcacgcagcctttcttcgtaactcatgcctcttagttctgggactaatctagtggcatacctctgaacatttttcagcttcgtcttgtgctagttaaggtacaggctccatgctggggccgcatactccaagattggtcttacatatgtggtataaaaggttctgaaagattccatacacaggtttctgaaggcagttctgatgttagccagcctcgcatacgccgcagacgttattcttttgatatgggcttcaggatacaggtttggcgtgataactATTAGACCTTTctatctgtccgtttcattaagaacTTCATCTGTCATTCATTATCCTATGTCTGTCCTCCTGTTGCCTCTGccttgtttcattaccttacCCTTACTTAGattgaactttaatagccatttgttggagcaTTCGTTCAGTTTtctaggttatcttgtagcctcatactatcttcctgtcTTCATcctctcataatttttacatcatcagcaaacaatgagaggaatgattctataccctctgggagatcatttacatatatcagaaacagtataggtccaaggactgatccctgcgggactccactggtgacgcctcgccacttcgagacctcacccctcacagtgacttgctgtcGTTTATTGCATAAGTACTCCCTTATTTAATGGAGttctttccctttcactcctgcctgcatctccatcttgtgcactagtctcttatgtggtactgtgtcaaaggctttctggcaatccaaaaatatgcaatctgtccaccttctctttcttgccagatttttgttgcctgatcatagaattcaattaatcctgtgagacatgatttgccatccctggacccatggtggtgatgtgtcacaaagttccttcgctctagatgttccactagctttatcC of the Procambarus clarkii isolate CNS0578487 chromosome 56, FALCON_Pclarkii_2.0, whole genome shotgun sequence genome contains:
- the LOC123770911 gene encoding uncharacterized protein yields the protein MIRSRGEVGNLRNTSQSPGTPAKAQEHQPKPRNTSQSSGTPAKAQEHQPKPRNTSQSPGTPAKAQEHQPKPRNTSQNLRNTSQSSGTPAKAQEHQPKPRNTSQSSGTPAKAQEHQPKPRNTIQSLGTPAKAQEHQPKLRNTSQSPGTPAKAQEHQPKPRNTIQSPGTPAKAQEHQPKPRNTIQSPGTPAKAQEHQPKPRNTSQSPGTPAKAQEHQPKLRNTSQSSGTPAKAQEHQPKLRNTSQSSGTPAKAQEHQPKLRNTSQSSGTPAKAQEHQPKPRNTKRWAPNINSGPRQFQMRLGLLTGFLSHHSCHDRPPSSTTTSSDQGRPQILTKAGHKF